In Methanofollis sp. UBA420, one DNA window encodes the following:
- a CDS encoding YwbE family protein, whose product MNGQHRKDIRPGILVDIVLKADQRTGKRTRGIVAEILTNSAFHPHGIKVRLKDGKVGRVQEIISGPSDDQHGNAGYGQGTEEGRDKDPL is encoded by the coding sequence ATGAACGGACAACACAGAAAAGATATACGCCCCGGAATCCTCGTTGATATCGTCCTCAAAGCGGACCAGAGGACAGGAAAGAGGACCCGCGGCATCGTTGCGGAGATCCTCACCAACTCGGCCTTTCACCCCCACGGGATCAAGGTGCGGCTGAAGGACGGGAAGGTAGGGAGGGTCCAGGAGATTATCTCTGGACCCTCAGACGACCAGCACGGCAATGCAGGGTATGGTCAGGGTACAGAAGAGGGTCGAGATAAAGACCCCCTGTGA
- the cmk gene encoding (d)CMP kinase, producing the protein MRMTISGPPGSGTTSLAKYLAQKHELRVISAGEMFRSLAKEREMSLADFGKLAESDAAVDKLIDARQKETAEGEDNIIAEGRLSGWMVSNADLRIWLSASLDCRTKRISSRDSEDETHAREHTEERQECERKRYLGYYNIDINDLSVYDIVLSSERWDVEGLGAIVDAAIATLRS; encoded by the coding sequence ATGCGCATGACAATCAGCGGGCCGCCGGGGAGCGGCACGACGTCCCTTGCAAAATATCTTGCACAAAAACATGAATTACGGGTAATTTCGGCCGGGGAGATGTTCCGGTCTCTTGCGAAGGAACGGGAGATGTCCCTTGCCGATTTCGGAAAACTTGCGGAGTCTGACGCTGCCGTAGACAAACTTATTGATGCACGCCAGAAGGAGACTGCAGAAGGCGAGGACAACATCATCGCTGAGGGGAGGTTGTCCGGCTGGATGGTCTCGAATGCGGATCTCCGTATCTGGCTGAGCGCTTCGCTGGACTGTCGGACGAAGAGGATATCGTCCCGGGACAGCGAGGACGAGACACATGCCCGGGAGCATACTGAGGAAAGGCAGGAATGCGAACGGAAGCGATATCTGGGCTATTATAATATAGATATCAATGATCTGTCGGTATATGATATTGTGCTCAGTTCTGAGCGCTGGGATGTCGAGGGTCTTGGTGCGATCGTCGACGCGGCGATCGCCACTCTCCGTTCCTGA
- the ftsA gene encoding coenzyme F390 synthetase, protein MAPELYWNEKIETMERGDLDALIDERVKYTVRYAAEHSPFYRRWFAEHRIDPASVTSHEDLLELPIVGGNTIRENQPPTTPDFAFLSVKNKDVFTVHETTGTSGIPKSFFLTWEDWERYAEKYARAFTMEGLVPGDRLVVCASYGMNIGANTMTLAAHLVGLSVVPEGKCTFPVRVIRHYRPTVIVGSVFKLLRLARRLRADGIDPAESGVRRLIIGGEGFAEESRVYLEKVWGSEAYNTYGSTEGTMCGECSVKQGLHCPEDLVHVDLYDPAMGRFVKDGEDGRLVLTTLLPPGGKAGTLLLNYDTEDWSRVVTRERCACGRTHLKVLPPWREAETVVIQGCAVNRIEIERAVFQPDNLNSITGEYEAFVYGDEDETVLRVSMECDDPAHADRKKIEQAFIAALFSDRPDLREAYEEERFRVIFNFTPPGGLELAAVKGRPKRLVDRR, encoded by the coding sequence ATGGCCCCGGAGCTGTACTGGAACGAGAAGATCGAGACGATGGAGCGCGGCGACCTCGACGCCCTCATCGACGAGAGGGTGAAGTACACCGTGCGCTACGCCGCGGAACACTCCCCCTTCTACAGGAGGTGGTTCGCCGAACACCGGATCGACCCGGCGTCCGTCACCTCCCACGAAGACCTTCTCGAACTCCCGATCGTCGGGGGCAACACCATCCGGGAGAACCAGCCGCCGACCACGCCCGACTTCGCCTTCCTCTCCGTCAAGAATAAGGACGTCTTCACCGTCCACGAGACGACCGGCACGAGCGGCATCCCCAAGTCCTTCTTTCTCACCTGGGAAGACTGGGAACGCTACGCCGAGAAGTACGCCCGCGCCTTCACGATGGAGGGGCTTGTCCCCGGCGACCGCCTCGTCGTCTGCGCGTCCTATGGCATGAACATCGGGGCGAACACGATGACCCTCGCCGCACACCTGGTGGGCCTCTCTGTCGTCCCCGAGGGGAAGTGCACCTTCCCTGTCAGGGTGATCCGGCACTACCGGCCGACGGTCATCGTCGGGAGCGTCTTCAAACTTCTCAGGCTCGCGCGGAGACTCAGGGCGGACGGCATCGACCCCGCGGAGTCGGGAGTGCGCCGCCTCATCATCGGCGGGGAGGGCTTTGCAGAGGAGTCTCGGGTCTACCTGGAGAAGGTCTGGGGCTCTGAGGCCTACAACACCTACGGCTCGACCGAAGGGACGATGTGCGGCGAGTGCAGCGTGAAGCAGGGCCTTCACTGCCCCGAAGACCTCGTCCATGTCGACCTCTACGACCCGGCGATGGGCCGTTTCGTGAAGGACGGCGAGGACGGGCGGCTTGTCCTGACCACCCTCCTCCCGCCCGGCGGGAAGGCCGGCACCCTCCTCCTCAATTACGACACCGAAGATTGGAGCAGGGTTGTCACCAGGGAGAGGTGCGCGTGCGGCAGGACACACCTGAAGGTCCTGCCCCCCTGGCGCGAGGCCGAAACCGTGGTCATCCAGGGCTGCGCGGTCAACAGGATCGAAATCGAGCGCGCCGTCTTTCAGCCTGACAACCTGAACAGCATCACCGGGGAGTACGAGGCCTTCGTGTACGGCGACGAGGACGAGACAGTCCTCAGGGTGAGCATGGAGTGCGACGACCCCGCCCATGCAGACCGGAAAAAAATAGAACAGGCCTTTATCGCCGCACTCTTCTCGGACAGACCCGACCTGCGGGAAGCCTATGAGGAGGAGAGGTTCAGGGTCATCTTCAACTTCACCCCGCCCGGCGGCCTGGAACTCGCCGCAGTGAAAGGGCGGCCGAAGAGACTCGTGGACAGGCGATGA
- a CDS encoding DUF2207 domain-containing protein has protein sequence MSENRQIAALVLITLFVGVLAAGAAVVLPSLLKGDLVVDDYQATLFENGTLIERYTYEVSADGEYRMLFRYFDDPLLFYDGSMPHIRYVGMDVPAGVIGYAKDKSGGITVTPGASESEKEFIRNAANPNEVGIYNPGYFDAGTYTVEYTFQVRPPVEYDSTATHMNIKLVREHIPYRHLSITLPDWQGIEAVYAYPPGLAVEQDGNTVTITGTAAGNDPVAVELLLPAGAKDRIDGFPRQVDDVRGQTESGAFWYNLPYQAASGLHTLAVLLVLALPLVFFWLYRRYGQENGYTVPEYLSVTPNTSLKPWQVNLLFKGDVNEFDENGFYATVLDLHRKGAVTVKEKTDGKGVLITVNRTSSDDRYEQRVLTYLSNLTKGGTFDSATLEALSARAAHDRTVETTLTQFQSSLKALQSSVDTSLSGKYAVDGRGFVAPLLFPGLLVLGLGILIIVLAPATEYIAIPAILLAVAAVVQVIIALVFPSTLFGHWKDDHYKEKLEWDAFAHFLSDLAQIRKYTPEDVSMWGEWLVYGTALGVGDKVEEAMKGLNISFEEAGMPLYSNMHLAFIPIVAFSPPSSGGGGGGFGGGGGFGGGGGFGGGGVGGR, from the coding sequence TTGAGTGAAAACAGGCAGATCGCTGCCCTCGTCCTCATCACCCTTTTTGTTGGTGTTCTCGCCGCCGGTGCCGCAGTCGTCCTGCCCTCTCTCCTCAAAGGCGACCTCGTCGTCGACGACTACCAGGCGACCCTCTTCGAGAATGGTACCCTGATAGAGAGATACACCTACGAGGTGAGTGCGGACGGAGAGTACAGAATGCTCTTCCGGTACTTCGACGACCCCCTCCTCTTCTATGACGGATCTATGCCGCACATCAGGTACGTCGGCATGGACGTACCCGCGGGGGTCATCGGCTACGCGAAGGACAAATCAGGCGGGATCACCGTAACCCCGGGTGCATCGGAGTCTGAGAAGGAGTTCATCAGGAACGCGGCAAACCCGAACGAGGTCGGCATCTATAACCCCGGGTACTTCGACGCAGGGACGTACACCGTCGAATACACCTTTCAGGTCAGGCCGCCGGTCGAGTACGACAGCACCGCCACCCACATGAACATCAAACTCGTGAGAGAGCACATCCCGTACCGCCACCTCTCGATCACCCTCCCTGACTGGCAGGGGATCGAGGCCGTGTACGCCTATCCTCCAGGCCTCGCGGTGGAGCAGGACGGCAACACCGTGACGATCACAGGGACAGCCGCAGGGAACGACCCCGTCGCGGTGGAACTCCTCCTGCCTGCCGGTGCGAAGGATCGGATCGACGGCTTCCCGCGGCAGGTGGACGATGTCAGGGGACAGACCGAGTCCGGCGCGTTCTGGTACAACCTCCCGTACCAGGCGGCGTCAGGGCTGCACACCCTTGCCGTCCTGCTGGTCCTCGCGCTCCCCCTCGTCTTCTTCTGGCTGTACCGCCGGTACGGCCAGGAGAACGGCTACACTGTCCCCGAGTACCTCAGTGTCACGCCGAACACCTCCCTCAAGCCCTGGCAGGTAAACCTCCTCTTCAAGGGCGACGTGAACGAGTTCGACGAGAACGGTTTCTATGCGACCGTGCTCGACCTCCACAGGAAGGGCGCGGTGACGGTCAAGGAGAAAACAGACGGGAAGGGCGTGCTGATCACCGTCAACAGGACAAGTTCGGACGACAGGTACGAGCAGAGAGTGCTCACCTATCTTTCCAACCTCACGAAAGGCGGGACCTTCGACAGCGCCACTCTCGAAGCCCTCTCGGCAAGGGCCGCACACGACAGGACGGTGGAGACGACGCTTACCCAGTTCCAGAGCAGCCTGAAGGCCCTCCAGAGCAGCGTGGACACCTCGCTCTCCGGGAAATATGCGGTGGACGGCCGGGGCTTTGTCGCCCCGCTCCTCTTCCCCGGCCTTCTCGTCCTCGGCCTTGGTATCCTGATCATCGTCCTCGCTCCGGCGACGGAGTACATCGCCATCCCTGCGATCCTCCTCGCGGTGGCGGCCGTCGTCCAGGTGATCATCGCCCTCGTCTTCCCCTCCACTCTCTTCGGTCACTGGAAGGACGACCACTACAAGGAAAAACTGGAGTGGGACGCCTTCGCCCATTTCCTCTCCGACCTCGCGCAGATCAGGAAGTACACCCCTGAAGACGTCTCGATGTGGGGCGAGTGGCTGGTCTACGGCACCGCCCTCGGCGTCGGCGACAAGGTCGAGGAGGCGATGAAGGGCCTGAACATCAGCTTTGAAGAGGCGGGCATGCCCCTCTATTCCAATATGCACCTTGCCTTCATTCCGATCGTCGCCTTCTCCCCGCCGTCAAGCGGCGGTGGCGGAGGCGGTTTCGGCGGTGGAGGCGGCTTTGGCGGAGGCGGAGGTTTCGGCGGAGGTGGCGTCGGCGGGAGATAA
- a CDS encoding NUDIX domain-containing protein encodes MAGAYDRRRGTAIIENRRGILVVTHGDGGVYLLPGGGAREDELQIIAAIRELKEETGLYPIEVRYLFTHLKAKVFGMKVKGTPRPCNEIKKIGWYQPGSHINVSRNTRAIIDRYLRMKE; translated from the coding sequence ATGGCAGGCGCATACGACCGGCGGAGGGGGACGGCAATCATCGAGAATCGAAGAGGGATCCTCGTTGTTACTCATGGTGACGGAGGGGTCTATCTCCTCCCTGGCGGAGGTGCAAGAGAGGATGAACTCCAGATCATAGCTGCGATCAGGGAGTTAAAGGAGGAAACAGGACTCTATCCCATCGAAGTAAGATATCTCTTCACCCATCTCAAAGCAAAAGTCTTTGGGATGAAGGTGAAAGGGACGCCGCGACCGTGCAATGAGATCAAAAAGATTGGATGGTACCAACCGGGGAGTCACATCAATGTCTCCAGGAACACCCGGGCAATCATCGACAGATACCTTCGGATGAAGGAATGA
- a CDS encoding LemA family protein, whose product MDFGTIILIAVIAIVLIVIVGWFISIYNRFMNLKNSGEATLGQIRVAMKKRLDQIEQLLGSVKSYASFEKETLTQVTAMRAGVGKADPGDLNEVEKQSRSIIGRLFAVAEAYPDLKTQATVSELMSSIRNIEDEIARQRYTYNNIAQQLNTMTETIPSNIVASLIHMKKLEYLEFEEEIEKAPKIEF is encoded by the coding sequence ATGGATTTTGGTACTATCATCCTCATCGCCGTCATCGCGATCGTCCTGATCGTCATTGTCGGCTGGTTTATCAGCATCTACAACAGGTTCATGAACCTAAAGAACTCGGGCGAGGCGACCCTCGGCCAGATCCGCGTTGCCATGAAGAAGAGGCTCGACCAGATCGAGCAACTCCTCGGCTCGGTGAAGAGTTACGCCTCCTTCGAGAAGGAAACCCTCACACAGGTCACCGCGATGCGGGCAGGCGTCGGCAAGGCCGACCCCGGCGACCTCAACGAGGTCGAGAAGCAGTCCAGGTCGATCATCGGCAGGCTCTTTGCCGTCGCCGAGGCCTACCCCGACCTCAAGACCCAGGCGACCGTCTCTGAACTGATGTCCTCCATCAGGAATATCGAGGACGAGATCGCCCGCCAGCGCTACACCTACAACAACATCGCCCAGCAGCTCAACACGATGACCGAGACGATCCCCTCAAACATCGTCGCCTCCCTCATCCACATGAAGAAACTCGAGTACCTGGAGTTCGAGGAAGAGATCGAGAAGGCGCCGAAGATCGAGTTCTGA
- a CDS encoding helical backbone metal receptor — MRLTLPILILLCTACCALGAAYPTDATDPAIQKSMDYIRSCQQADGGFAEPGRETNPGTSWFAVMAIVASGEDPHAWTVNGTSAVDYWKNSDEAAQPEGTAELGKMVTLIAAAGDDPHAFGGHDHLADLKGRMKPDGQFGDFVYTTYWGLLGLAATGEETEKTATWLKKQQNEDGGYGWMPGAESDSDDTAAVVMALIAAGEPKNSPAVAKALDYLRQHQMDDGGFNYGGSSSSNAASAAWVVQAATAAGEDPSKWSKNGKDAVSYLQSLQQPDGSFTWTAYTAENPCGMTARAIPALLGRPYPILPGQEAPSLFTPAEAAMTEAVTTPTAQTTPAAASSLWQPVTLTDDFGERVVIAQEPRRIVSLAPANTEILFALGLGDRVVGVTDYCNYPAEAEDKPKVGGFSTVNIERVVAAKPDLVLAAYGNTEEVVNHLRDLGLTVVALNPDSMQGTLRDITLAGEATGRTAEAADLKKSMQTRIDAVTAAVGTTTERPSVMHAVWYDPIWVSGNATFQNELITLAGGKNAFSDVEGWQIVTLERFITTNPDIVLVNSGTGMGESGNNLIYRYFMDEPRFAKMKAIKDDKVYIVSSDIIDRGGPRIVDALEEVAADIHPELFPTASAAASATAAPSPGFGAVAGMISLLGACILLRRTG, encoded by the coding sequence ATGAGACTGACACTTCCTATCCTTATCCTTCTCTGCACCGCCTGCTGCGCCCTCGGTGCCGCCTACCCGACGGACGCAACGGACCCGGCCATCCAGAAGAGCATGGACTATATCAGATCCTGCCAGCAGGCCGACGGCGGGTTCGCCGAACCGGGGAGAGAGACAAACCCGGGTACCTCGTGGTTTGCCGTGATGGCGATCGTCGCCAGCGGCGAGGACCCACATGCATGGACAGTGAACGGCACATCGGCGGTCGACTACTGGAAAAATTCCGACGAGGCCGCGCAACCCGAAGGAACGGCCGAACTCGGGAAGATGGTGACACTGATCGCCGCCGCAGGCGACGACCCGCACGCCTTCGGTGGGCACGACCATCTCGCCGACCTGAAGGGGCGGATGAAACCCGACGGTCAGTTCGGCGATTTCGTCTACACCACCTACTGGGGCCTGCTCGGCCTTGCCGCCACGGGCGAAGAGACAGAAAAAACCGCCACCTGGCTGAAGAAGCAGCAGAACGAGGACGGCGGCTACGGCTGGATGCCCGGTGCCGAGAGCGATTCGGACGATACCGCAGCTGTGGTCATGGCGCTCATAGCGGCGGGCGAACCGAAGAACTCCCCTGCCGTTGCAAAGGCCCTCGACTATCTCAGGCAGCACCAGATGGACGACGGCGGTTTCAACTACGGCGGTTCGTCCTCGTCGAACGCAGCATCCGCGGCATGGGTGGTCCAGGCCGCCACCGCCGCGGGCGAAGACCCATCGAAGTGGTCGAAGAACGGCAAAGACGCAGTCTCCTATCTCCAGAGTCTCCAGCAGCCCGACGGATCCTTCACATGGACGGCATATACCGCAGAGAACCCCTGTGGTATGACGGCACGGGCTATCCCGGCCCTGCTTGGAAGGCCCTATCCCATCCTCCCTGGCCAGGAGGCGCCTTCCCTCTTCACTCCGGCGGAGGCCGCAATGACAGAGGCCGTCACGACACCGACAGCACAGACGACTCCGGCCGCAGCCTCGTCTTTGTGGCAGCCGGTGACCCTCACCGACGACTTCGGGGAGAGGGTTGTCATCGCGCAGGAGCCCAGGCGCATCGTCTCCCTTGCCCCGGCAAACACCGAGATCCTCTTTGCCCTCGGTCTCGGCGACCGGGTGGTCGGCGTGACCGATTACTGCAACTATCCTGCCGAGGCAGAGGATAAACCAAAGGTCGGCGGGTTCTCCACCGTGAACATCGAACGGGTGGTGGCGGCAAAGCCCGACCTTGTCCTTGCGGCATACGGCAACACCGAGGAAGTTGTCAACCACCTCAGGGACCTGGGCCTGACTGTCGTCGCCCTCAACCCCGACTCCATGCAGGGGACGCTCCGCGACATCACCCTCGCCGGAGAGGCGACAGGACGCACAGCAGAGGCGGCCGACCTGAAGAAATCCATGCAGACACGGATCGATGCCGTGACCGCAGCCGTCGGGACGACCACCGAGCGCCCGAGCGTGATGCATGCCGTCTGGTACGACCCCATCTGGGTGAGCGGCAATGCCACCTTCCAGAACGAGCTCATCACCCTTGCCGGCGGGAAGAATGCATTTTCCGATGTTGAAGGCTGGCAGATCGTCACCCTCGAACGATTCATCACCACCAATCCCGACATCGTCCTGGTGAACTCGGGGACAGGAATGGGAGAGAGCGGAAACAATCTTATTTACCGGTACTTCATGGACGAGCCCCGCTTTGCAAAGATGAAGGCCATCAAGGATGATAAAGTGTATATTGTCAGTTCAGACATCATCGACCGCGGCGGTCCGCGGATCGTCGACGCCCTCGAAGAGGTCGCCGCCGACATTCACCCCGAACTCTTCCCGACAGCGTCGGCGGCCGCATCCGCCACCGCCGCACCGTCACCAGGATTCGGCGCCGTCGCCGGTATGATCTCACTCCTCGGGGCCTGCATTCTTCTCCGGAGGACGGGATGA
- a CDS encoding WD40 repeat domain-containing protein, whose amino-acid sequence MRTPQLLLVVILFFSMTAAPAHAGPSFEPIWEKTSADTVKDVAISADGSTVAVLTDSTLSCCSVGGALLWEVPGSHARTVGISGDGSLVVTGGEDLRAYDGTGSRIFRHANGYFALGVGVSPDGSCIAGGFDNESLVLFRENATGVFLPPWSVQTDDDIVTLDLADNATSIVAGAKNGMVLRYAGNGKVLWRYDTGSSSLSCSVTGDGSYIAVGADHGVASCINRNGNLLWTTVSGDRLPGVGIAEEGTLIAVGGEGIVLRSPGGEIIGTVVDTPAHALAISGNGKRIVAAGEGKRVTLYQAREEMPARETATTPTAPALTAPDETRPAESEAARSPLGAFSVIISLFAAMYAMRRD is encoded by the coding sequence ATGAGAACGCCACAGTTGCTCCTCGTCGTCATCCTCTTTTTTTCCATGACAGCGGCTCCTGCACATGCCGGGCCGTCCTTTGAACCCATATGGGAAAAAACATCTGCAGATACCGTCAAAGACGTCGCCATCTCGGCAGACGGATCGACAGTTGCCGTCCTTACCGACTCCACTCTTTCCTGCTGCTCTGTCGGCGGCGCACTGCTCTGGGAGGTACCTGGCAGCCACGCCCGGACTGTCGGGATATCAGGGGACGGTTCTCTTGTTGTCACCGGTGGGGAAGACCTCAGGGCATATGATGGCACCGGCAGCAGGATCTTCAGGCACGCGAACGGTTATTTTGCCCTCGGTGTCGGCGTTTCCCCGGACGGTTCCTGCATTGCCGGGGGCTTTGACAATGAAAGCCTGGTGCTCTTCAGGGAAAACGCCACCGGGGTCTTTCTGCCGCCATGGTCGGTTCAGACCGACGATGACATCGTCACTCTGGACCTCGCCGACAACGCCACATCTATCGTGGCAGGAGCGAAAAACGGGATGGTGCTGAGATACGCGGGCAACGGAAAGGTGCTGTGGCGCTATGACACCGGAAGCAGCAGTCTCTCCTGCTCGGTCACAGGCGACGGGTCATATATCGCCGTTGGTGCCGACCACGGCGTGGCCTCCTGCATCAACAGGAACGGCAATCTTCTCTGGACAACGGTTTCAGGAGACAGACTCCCGGGAGTTGGGATTGCAGAGGAGGGGACCCTGATCGCCGTGGGCGGCGAGGGGATCGTCCTCCGCTCGCCAGGGGGCGAGATCATCGGCACTGTCGTCGACACTCCGGCGCATGCCCTTGCGATCTCCGGCAACGGAAAGAGGATCGTGGCAGCAGGCGAAGGAAAAAGAGTGACTCTCTATCAGGCCCGGGAGGAGATGCCTGCCAGAGAAACCGCGACCACGCCGACAGCACCTGCCCTGACCGCCCCCGATGAGACGAGACCGGCAGAGTCAGAGGCTGCCCGCTCCCCTCTCGGGGCGTTTTCTGTCATCATATCTCTTTTCGCCGCGATGTACGCCATGCGGCGGGACTGA
- a CDS encoding phosphoribosylanthranilate isomerase, whose amino-acid sequence MRVKICGVTRVEDALVAEEAGADAVGVVMYSDSPRSIGPEKAEEIFAALGPFTARVVVTHTTSPADLDRVLALHPTAVQVSYPHEVPPAAGARVIRVVEGVPLPPRADAYIVDRSCGTGRPFDASAVRAVMRASNVPVVLAGGLGPRNVRAAVEALRPYAVDVCSGVEQEPGVKDPALIRAFVAAARGFSPEENGRPA is encoded by the coding sequence GTGAGAGTGAAGATCTGCGGGGTGACGCGCGTGGAGGACGCCCTCGTGGCCGAAGAGGCGGGTGCCGATGCCGTTGGCGTGGTGATGTACTCCGACTCGCCCCGTTCCATCGGCCCGGAGAAGGCGGAGGAGATCTTCGCCGCGCTCGGCCCCTTTACGGCGCGGGTGGTGGTGACCCACACGACGTCTCCGGCCGACCTCGACCGGGTGCTTGCCCTCCACCCGACGGCCGTGCAGGTCTCCTATCCCCATGAGGTGCCGCCGGCTGCGGGTGCACGGGTGATCAGGGTGGTCGAAGGCGTCCCCCTCCCGCCCCGTGCCGATGCCTATATCGTGGACAGGAGTTGCGGGACAGGCAGGCCCTTCGACGCGTCGGCGGTGCGTGCGGTCATGCGGGCGAGCAATGTGCCGGTGGTCCTCGCGGGAGGGCTCGGTCCCCGGAATGTCAGGGCCGCGGTGGAGGCCCTCCGCCCCTATGCCGTGGACGTCTGTTCTGGGGTGGAGCAGGAACCGGGCGTAAAGGATCCTGCCCTGATCAGGGCATTTGTGGCAGCGGCACGCGGCTTTTCGCCTGAGGAAAACGGTAGACCTGCCTGA
- a CDS encoding flavodoxin domain-containing protein: protein MQRTCVIYESKYGATKEIAGAIALVLGPARTCRPDEFTGDLMSFDLFVIGTPIYNGDIAPSIRRFVETNAGWLKKKPVALFCTCLNIPKGRAYLAELRDHLGREVPAVAFGGRLDTARLDRDDLTALTLYARKTGFVLEDRDLTDMGAVAAFALALREKNECLEGRVPEEELLAGIETFLRAHRTGVLATGHGDRVRATPIDYLYANGMVYIYSEGGEKFAHLIQNPAAALAIYNDDTSPEEIRGLQLMGRADVLRPESPGHREALTLRGIDMERLAGLTIEMNVIRITPLKAEYLNAVFKKEGCAIRQVYRFPQAKSRVPLPQMP from the coding sequence ATGCAGCGGACATGTGTCATCTACGAGAGCAAGTACGGGGCGACAAAGGAGATTGCCGGGGCGATCGCACTTGTCCTCGGGCCGGCACGGACCTGCAGGCCCGATGAATTCACGGGCGACCTCATGTCCTTCGACCTCTTCGTGATCGGCACGCCCATCTACAACGGCGACATCGCCCCCTCGATCCGGCGCTTTGTCGAGACCAATGCAGGCTGGCTGAAGAAAAAGCCGGTCGCCCTCTTCTGCACCTGCCTGAACATCCCGAAGGGCCGGGCCTACCTTGCCGAGCTCAGGGACCATCTCGGGAGGGAGGTGCCTGCCGTCGCCTTCGGCGGCCGTCTCGATACCGCACGACTCGACAGGGACGACCTGACCGCCCTCACCCTCTATGCCCGGAAGACCGGATTCGTCCTCGAAGACCGCGACCTCACAGACATGGGGGCGGTCGCCGCCTTTGCCCTGGCCCTGCGGGAGAAGAACGAGTGCCTGGAGGGCCGGGTGCCTGAGGAGGAACTCCTCGCCGGGATCGAGACCTTCCTCCGGGCCCACCGGACCGGTGTCCTCGCGACCGGCCACGGGGACCGGGTGAGGGCGACACCTATCGACTATCTCTATGCCAACGGCATGGTCTACATCTACAGCGAAGGGGGGGAGAAGTTCGCCCACCTCATCCAGAACCCCGCGGCCGCCCTCGCCATCTACAATGACGATACCTCACCGGAGGAGATCAGGGGGCTCCAACTCATGGGCCGGGCCGATGTCCTCAGGCCGGAGAGCCCGGGTCACAGGGAGGCCCTCACTCTCAGGGGCATCGACATGGAGAGGCTTGCAGGCCTCACAATCGAGATGAACGTCATCAGGATCACGCCCCTCAAGGCCGAGTACCTCAATGCCGTATTCAAAAAAGAAGGGTGCGCGATCAGGCAGGTCTACCGTTTTCCTCAGGCGAAAAGCCGCGTGCCGCTGCCACAAATGCCCTGA
- a CDS encoding AEC family transporter, producing the protein MDFVSVFNQIVILFLLILTGYAARRMGVFDDHTTSGACSFLVRVALPALIISSMMVPFSADLLSACEGMLLISVVFYAISLVVAWYLPKMLGSSEEEKGVYGFLLMFSNTAFMGFPVIDAIFGKDALFYTAIFNLPFNLLVFSIGILMLTRYKNGAGARFDPKILLNPGIIAVFIGFLFFLLSVKLPVPVEGAISALGSLTTPLSMIVIGAMLARIAPSEIFAGWRVYVVTAARLLLLPLIVWAVLSPFISDPYLLGVPVIMAAMPAAANAAILAEEYEANTRLASQGVFISTLFCTLTIPCIAVLVV; encoded by the coding sequence ATGGACTTTGTTAGTGTCTTCAATCAGATTGTAATCCTTTTCCTTCTCATCCTGACCGGATATGCGGCCCGGAGAATGGGTGTGTTCGACGACCATACGACGAGCGGGGCATGCAGTTTCCTCGTCCGGGTCGCCCTTCCGGCCCTGATAATCTCATCGATGATGGTGCCCTTCAGTGCTGACCTTCTCTCGGCCTGCGAGGGGATGCTCCTGATCTCGGTGGTCTTCTATGCGATCTCCCTGGTCGTCGCCTGGTACCTCCCCAAAATGCTCGGGTCTTCTGAGGAAGAAAAGGGAGTTTATGGCTTTCTGCTGATGTTCTCGAACACGGCGTTCATGGGTTTCCCTGTCATCGATGCTATCTTCGGAAAAGATGCGCTCTTTTACACGGCGATCTTCAACCTTCCCTTCAACCTGCTGGTCTTCTCGATCGGGATCCTCATGCTCACTCGATACAAGAACGGTGCCGGTGCCAGGTTCGACCCGAAGATCCTCCTGAACCCGGGTATTATCGCCGTCTTTATAGGCTTCCTCTTCTTCCTGCTCTCGGTGAAACTGCCGGTGCCGGTTGAGGGGGCGATCTCGGCCCTCGGGTCCCTGACGACTCCTCTCTCGATGATCGTCATCGGTGCGATGCTCGCGAGGATCGCACCGTCCGAGATCTTTGCAGGGTGGCGGGTCTATGTGGTCACGGCGGCCCGCCTCCTCCTCCTCCCCCTCATCGTGTGGGCGGTGCTCTCGCCCTTCATCTCCGACCCCTATCTGCTGGGGGTGCCGGTGATCATGGCAGCGATGCCGGCGGCCGCGAATGCGGCTATTCTTGCCGAGGAGTACGAGGCGAACACACGTCTTGCGTCACAGGGGGTCTTTATCTCGACCCTCTTCTGTACCCTGACCATACCCTGCATTGCCGTGCTGGTCGTCTGA